In Salinarimonas sp., a genomic segment contains:
- the pstA gene encoding phosphate ABC transporter permease PstA, translating into MTDTAQIGSSPVDWTSSEADARRRRRRASESRLRLYGVIAIGTALGLLAILIGSLVLSGYKAFTQTDVVVDVYIDPEIVNAEDPARGNYRAIVNQTMEGLFPDASPAELRVARDVLTSNAHFMIRDYVVANPGSIGETVRLEIPASDPYDQLAKGEIDRDLPESRRRVNDIGLALYDRLDEQGRIETEFNTALFTNADSRFPELAGLSGAVVGSFFALLVCFLLSFPIGIAAAVYLEEFAPKNKWTDIIEVNINNLAAVPSIVFGLLGLAVFLGWFGMPRSAPLVGGMVLALMTLPTMIIVTRASLKAVPPSIREAALGVGASKHEVVLHHVLPLALPGILTGTIIGLAQALGETAPLLLIGMNAFITSPPGGLLDPATALPTQIFIWADSPERGFVARTSAGILVLLGFLILMNLIAILLRNRLERKW; encoded by the coding sequence ATGACTGACACGGCGCAAATCGGTTCGTCGCCCGTCGACTGGACGTCGTCCGAGGCGGATGCGCGGCGCCGCCGCCGCCGGGCGTCCGAGTCGCGGCTGCGCCTCTACGGCGTCATCGCGATCGGCACCGCGCTCGGCCTGCTCGCGATCCTGATCGGATCGCTCGTCCTGTCGGGCTACAAGGCCTTCACGCAGACCGACGTCGTGGTCGACGTCTACATCGACCCGGAGATCGTGAACGCCGAGGATCCGGCGCGCGGCAACTACCGCGCCATCGTCAACCAGACGATGGAGGGCCTGTTCCCGGACGCATCCCCGGCGGAGCTGCGGGTCGCGCGCGACGTCCTCACGAGCAACGCGCACTTCATGATCCGCGACTACGTCGTGGCGAACCCGGGCTCGATCGGCGAGACGGTGCGGCTCGAGATCCCCGCGTCGGACCCCTACGACCAGCTCGCCAAGGGCGAGATCGACCGGGATCTGCCGGAATCGCGCCGACGGGTGAACGATATCGGGCTCGCGCTCTACGACCGTCTGGACGAGCAGGGGCGGATCGAGACCGAGTTCAACACGGCCCTGTTCACCAACGCCGACAGTCGCTTCCCCGAGCTGGCGGGCCTGTCCGGCGCCGTCGTCGGCTCCTTCTTCGCGCTGCTCGTGTGCTTCCTGCTCAGTTTCCCGATCGGCATCGCGGCGGCGGTCTACCTCGAGGAGTTCGCGCCGAAGAACAAGTGGACGGACATCATCGAGGTGAACATCAACAACCTCGCCGCCGTCCCCTCGATCGTGTTCGGCCTCCTCGGCCTCGCCGTGTTCCTCGGCTGGTTCGGCATGCCGCGCTCGGCGCCGCTCGTCGGCGGCATGGTGCTCGCGCTGATGACGCTGCCGACCATGATCATCGTCACCCGCGCCTCGCTGAAGGCGGTGCCGCCCTCGATCCGCGAGGCGGCGCTCGGCGTCGGCGCCTCGAAGCACGAGGTGGTGCTGCACCACGTCCTGCCGCTGGCGCTGCCGGGCATCCTGACGGGCACGATCATCGGCCTCGCCCAGGCGCTCGGCGAGACGGCGCCGCTCCTGCTGATCGGCATGAACGCCTTCATCACGAGCCCGCCCGGCGGCCTGCTCGACCCCGCGACGGCCCTGCCGACGCAGATCTTCATCTGGGCGGACAGCCCGGAGCGCGGCTTCGTCGCGCGCACGTCCGCCGGCATTCTCGTGCTATTGGGCTTCCTGATCCTGATGAACCTGATCGCGATCCTTCTGCGCAACCGCCTGGAGCGGAAGTGGTGA
- a CDS encoding carbohydrate kinase, whose translation MILVCGEALIDLFVGEDDGTALAARAAPGGSPFNVAIALGRLGRPVGFCGGLSTDRFGDVLAERLARAGADTAFAPRLAGPTTIGVVAPRPNGDVSYAFHGHGAADRSLTGADLPQSLPETVTALTFGSFSLAVDPAGAAYLALAQREAGARVISLDPNLRAMVTPDLVAWRARIADFLDCADIVKASAEDVADGFGVDPAHADALEALVGAWLDGGVRLVVVTHGPGGAQAWLRTAEGVARLATPGRAVTVADTVGAGDTLHAALLARLDAQGLLDTAGLARLTPAIVEDALAFAVCAASITCERPGANPPTSAEAAARLTG comes from the coding sequence ATGATCCTGGTATGCGGCGAGGCGCTGATCGACCTGTTCGTGGGCGAGGACGACGGGACCGCGCTCGCGGCGCGGGCCGCGCCGGGCGGCTCGCCCTTCAACGTGGCGATCGCGCTCGGCCGGCTTGGGCGGCCGGTGGGCTTCTGCGGCGGCCTCTCGACGGACCGCTTCGGCGACGTCCTGGCCGAGCGGCTCGCCCGAGCGGGCGCCGACACGGCCTTCGCGCCGCGGCTCGCCGGGCCGACCACGATCGGCGTCGTCGCCCCGCGCCCCAACGGCGACGTCTCCTACGCCTTCCACGGCCACGGCGCGGCGGACCGCAGCCTCACCGGGGCCGACCTGCCGCAATCCCTGCCCGAGACGGTCACGGCGCTGACCTTCGGCTCGTTCTCGCTGGCCGTCGACCCGGCCGGCGCGGCCTATCTCGCGCTCGCGCAGCGCGAGGCGGGCGCGCGCGTGATCAGCCTCGACCCGAACCTGCGCGCCATGGTGACGCCCGATCTCGTGGCCTGGCGGGCGCGGATCGCCGACTTCCTGGACTGCGCCGACATCGTCAAGGCGAGCGCCGAGGACGTCGCCGACGGCTTCGGCGTCGACCCGGCGCACGCGGATGCGCTCGAGGCGCTGGTCGGCGCGTGGCTCGACGGCGGCGTCCGTCTGGTCGTCGTCACCCACGGTCCCGGCGGGGCACAGGCCTGGCTGCGGACCGCCGAGGGCGTCGCCCGGCTCGCGACGCCGGGGCGCGCGGTGACCGTCGCGGACACGGTCGGCGCCGGCGACACGCTGCACGCGGCGCTGCTGGCGCGGCTCGATGCGCAAGGCCTGCTCGACACCGCCGGGCTCGCACGCCTCACGCCCGCCATCGTGGAGGACGCCCTCGCCTTCGCCGTCTGCGCCGCCTCGATCACCTGCGAGCGGCCGGGCGCGAATCCGCCGACATCGGCCGAAGCGGCAGCCCGCCTGACGGGCTGA
- a CDS encoding efflux RND transporter periplasmic adaptor subunit produces the protein MPALPPQVRMTPRSGRHLPRALAPVLLPVLSVALLTATSLVAPPAAAETVAPVTVVETKSVYGTVEARDRAPARARIGGTLVERAVSEGDLVEAGQTIGRVVDEKLALQRDALQARLRALQAELDNARTELGRAEELVSRGIATQQRVDQLGTQVQVVENQIAAAEAERAVLDQQTAEGAVVAPIAGRVVAAPATPGAVVMPGETVVTIAGGGLFLRLSLPERHADLLEEGASVSIAAEDSVREGVIAKVYPQIENGRVQADVEVADIGGFFVGARTLVEVPVATRETLAVPADAVDTRGGVDFVTLVGPDGPREIVVLIGERLPDGAVEIVSGLRAGDEVAQ, from the coding sequence ATGCCCGCTCTTCCCCCGCAAGTCCGTATGACGCCCCGCTCCGGGCGGCATCTCCCCCGCGCGCTCGCCCCAGTCCTCCTCCCAGTCCTCTCGGTGGCCCTCCTCACCGCGACGAGCCTCGTCGCGCCGCCCGCCGCGGCCGAGACCGTCGCGCCCGTCACGGTCGTCGAGACCAAGTCGGTCTACGGCACGGTCGAGGCGCGGGACCGCGCGCCGGCCCGCGCCCGCATCGGCGGCACGCTGGTCGAGCGTGCGGTGTCCGAGGGCGATCTCGTCGAGGCGGGCCAGACGATCGGCCGCGTCGTCGACGAGAAGCTCGCCCTCCAGCGCGACGCGCTGCAGGCGCGGCTGCGCGCCCTCCAGGCGGAGCTCGACAACGCTCGCACCGAGCTCGGCCGCGCCGAGGAGCTGGTCTCCCGCGGCATCGCCACCCAGCAGCGGGTCGACCAGCTCGGCACGCAGGTGCAGGTCGTCGAGAACCAGATCGCGGCGGCCGAGGCGGAGCGCGCCGTCCTCGACCAGCAGACCGCGGAGGGCGCGGTCGTCGCCCCCATCGCCGGCCGCGTGGTCGCCGCGCCCGCGACGCCGGGCGCCGTGGTGATGCCCGGCGAGACGGTCGTCACCATCGCGGGAGGCGGGCTCTTCCTGCGCCTGTCGCTGCCCGAGCGCCACGCCGACCTGCTCGAGGAGGGCGCCTCCGTCAGCATCGCGGCGGAGGACAGCGTGCGCGAGGGCGTCATCGCCAAGGTCTACCCGCAGATCGAGAACGGTCGGGTCCAGGCCGATGTCGAGGTCGCCGACATCGGCGGCTTCTTCGTCGGCGCGCGCACGCTGGTCGAGGTCCCCGTCGCCACTCGCGAGACGCTCGCCGTCCCGGCCGACGCCGTCGACACCCGCGGCGGCGTCGATTTCGTCACGCTCGTCGGTCCGGACGGGCCGCGCGAGATCGTCGTCCTCATCGGCGAGCGCCTTCCCGACGGCGCCGTCGAGATCGTGTCCGGCCTGCGCGCCGGCGACGAGGTCGCCCAATGA
- a CDS encoding PstS family phosphate ABC transporter substrate-binding protein, which produces MKFVTYTSALAIAAAGVLAAGAANAQTRDQIRIVGSSTVFPYTQAVSEEFANATEFAAPVVESTGTGGGMRIFCEGVGPGTPDITGASRAMRESEFELCTENGVTDVSEALIGFDGLSVAHAAEAPDFGLTEEHLFQALASEVEVDGEVVANPYTNWNEIDPSLPDAPITVFGPPPTSGTRDAFVELVMEDACETFPAIAALEETDEERFEQVCSRMRQDGPFVEAGENDNLIVQRLQQDPNALGIFGYSFLYENQDTLKAVPINGVEPTPDTIADDSYPIARPLFFYVKNAHRGVIPGLQEFVEMYMAEEAIGPGGYLSERGLVPLSDERRAEVQDAVVNGKTFTRFGG; this is translated from the coding sequence GTGAAATTCGTCACCTACACGAGCGCGCTCGCGATCGCCGCCGCCGGCGTCCTGGCCGCCGGCGCCGCCAACGCCCAGACCCGCGACCAGATCCGCATCGTCGGCTCGTCCACGGTGTTCCCCTACACCCAGGCGGTCTCCGAGGAGTTCGCCAACGCCACCGAGTTCGCGGCTCCGGTCGTCGAGTCCACCGGCACGGGCGGCGGCATGCGCATCTTCTGCGAGGGCGTCGGCCCCGGCACGCCGGACATCACCGGCGCCTCCCGCGCCATGCGCGAGTCCGAGTTCGAGCTGTGCACCGAGAACGGCGTGACCGACGTCTCCGAGGCGCTGATCGGCTTCGACGGCCTCTCGGTCGCCCACGCCGCCGAGGCGCCGGACTTCGGCCTCACCGAGGAGCATCTCTTCCAGGCGCTCGCCTCCGAGGTCGAGGTCGACGGCGAAGTCGTCGCGAACCCCTACACCAACTGGAACGAGATCGACCCGTCGCTCCCCGACGCGCCGATCACCGTGTTCGGCCCGCCCCCGACCTCCGGCACCCGCGACGCTTTCGTCGAGCTCGTGATGGAGGACGCCTGCGAGACGTTCCCGGCGATCGCGGCTCTCGAGGAGACCGACGAGGAGCGCTTCGAGCAGGTCTGCTCGCGCATGCGCCAGGACGGCCCGTTCGTCGAGGCCGGCGAGAACGACAACCTCATCGTCCAGCGCCTCCAGCAGGATCCGAACGCGCTCGGCATCTTCGGCTACTCGTTCCTCTACGAGAACCAGGACACGCTGAAGGCGGTTCCGATCAACGGCGTCGAGCCGACCCCGGACACCATCGCCGACGACAGCTACCCGATCGCCCGCCCGCTGTTCTTCTACGTGAAGAACGCGCATCGCGGCGTGATCCCGGGCCTGCAGGAGTTCGTCGAGATGTACATGGCCGAGGAGGCGATCGGCCCCGGCGGCTACCTCTCCGAGCGCGGCCTGGTTCCGCTGTCGGACGAGCGTCGCGCCGAGGTCCAGGACGCCGTCGTCAACGGCAAGACCTTCACGCGCTTCGGCGGCTGA
- a CDS encoding efflux RND transporter permease subunit, whose amino-acid sequence MSNQTQKLGIAGGLTRAFITSPLTPLLLLASLALGLVALVTLPREEEPQISVPMVDIHLQAAGLRAEDAVELVTEPLETIVKSIDGVEHVYSQTRDDGAMVTARFEVGTDSDDAILRVHEKVRANMDRIPVGIPEPLIVGRGIDDVAIVVLTLTPAPEAADRFTANDLTRIARELRVEVSKIDDVGLTYLVGETPVEIRVAPDPARLATMGVTLQQLAAKLEGANRAFPVGQVRVAGDQLALAAGETLSSPAEIGNLLVTTRDGRPVYVRDVADVGYAFDAVDHYVFDYAPTETGALDAAPAVSLAVAKRPGANAVEIAHAVVERVEGLHGALIPDGVEVLVTRDYGETANEKANELLFHLGLATVSIILLVGLAIGLREAIVVAIVIPVTILLTLFAANLMGYTLNRVSLFALIFAIGILVDDAIVVIENIARHWAMRDGRNKVKAAVDAVAEVGNPTIVATLTVVAALLPMLFVSGLMGPYMSPIPAVASAAMIFSFFVAVMVTPWLMVKLGREHAAGHEGGEGHGAHHGGVLGRGFAAVARPLLASRWRAIVFLALVGVATVASVVPFYTRDVTVKLLPFDNKSELSVVVDLPEGASVEATNRVLSALANELVAMDEIVGMQTYAGTAAPFNFNGLVRHYYIRSEPQMGEIQVNLTSKEHRERASHPIALEIRERLAAVAVPEGTTVKVVEPPPGPPVLATLLAEIYGPDAETRRAVATRVREAFEAVPFVVDVDDSFGAPAERVRLALVDDALEFHGVEQRDVFDTIGALYGRQLVGYSHRGEGRAPIPITLARPKAERQMGEASLTTPIPTNLLPGDRGVVELGDVVEVVSERASFPIFRRNGRPAEMVMAELAGDYEAPLYGMLAVQDRLDAMDWSDLPKPTVRYAGQPLDDSAPVLLWDGEWEVTYVTFRDMGAAFAVALLAIYILVVAQFGSFKAPLVVLTPVPLTLIGIVFGHWLFGAPFSATSMIGFIALAGIIVRNSILLIDFIRHAEQGERTLVDVLIEAGAVRFKPILLTAVAAMIGAAVILFDPIFQGLAISLLFGLISSTLLTVLVIPAIYVAIRGKTGPTTTVTRTPATA is encoded by the coding sequence ATGAGCAACCAGACCCAAAAGCTCGGCATCGCGGGCGGCCTGACCCGCGCCTTCATCACCTCTCCGCTGACGCCGCTCCTGCTGCTGGCCTCCCTCGCGCTCGGCCTCGTCGCGCTCGTCACGCTGCCGCGCGAGGAGGAGCCGCAGATCTCGGTGCCGATGGTGGACATCCACCTTCAGGCCGCGGGCCTGCGCGCCGAGGACGCGGTCGAGCTCGTCACAGAGCCGCTGGAGACCATCGTCAAGTCCATCGACGGCGTCGAGCACGTCTATTCCCAGACCCGCGACGACGGCGCGATGGTCACCGCCCGCTTCGAGGTCGGCACGGATTCGGACGACGCGATCCTGCGCGTGCACGAGAAGGTGCGCGCCAACATGGACCGCATCCCCGTCGGCATCCCCGAGCCGCTGATCGTCGGGCGCGGCATCGACGACGTGGCCATCGTGGTGCTCACCCTCACGCCCGCGCCCGAGGCGGCGGACCGCTTCACGGCGAACGACCTGACGCGGATCGCGCGCGAATTGCGCGTCGAGGTCTCCAAGATCGACGACGTGGGCCTCACCTATCTCGTCGGCGAGACGCCGGTCGAGATCCGCGTCGCGCCCGACCCCGCGCGGCTCGCGACGATGGGCGTCACGCTCCAGCAGCTCGCCGCGAAGCTCGAGGGGGCCAACCGCGCCTTCCCGGTCGGCCAGGTGCGCGTCGCCGGCGACCAGCTGGCGCTCGCCGCCGGCGAGACGCTGTCGAGCCCCGCCGAGATCGGCAACCTCCTCGTCACCACCCGGGACGGCCGGCCGGTCTACGTCCGCGACGTGGCGGACGTCGGCTACGCCTTCGACGCGGTCGATCACTACGTCTTCGACTACGCGCCGACCGAGACGGGCGCGCTCGACGCCGCCCCGGCGGTTTCCCTCGCCGTCGCTAAGCGGCCGGGCGCCAACGCCGTCGAGATCGCGCATGCGGTCGTCGAGCGCGTCGAGGGGCTGCACGGGGCGCTGATCCCCGACGGCGTCGAGGTGCTCGTCACCCGCGACTACGGCGAGACGGCGAACGAGAAGGCGAACGAGCTCCTGTTCCATCTCGGGCTCGCCACGGTCTCGATCATCCTGCTCGTCGGGCTCGCCATCGGGCTGCGCGAGGCGATCGTCGTCGCCATCGTCATCCCGGTGACGATCCTCCTCACCCTCTTCGCCGCGAACCTGATGGGCTACACGCTCAACCGGGTGAGCCTGTTCGCGCTGATCTTCGCCATCGGCATCCTCGTCGACGACGCCATCGTCGTCATCGAGAACATCGCCCGGCACTGGGCCATGCGCGACGGCCGCAACAAGGTGAAGGCCGCGGTCGACGCCGTGGCGGAGGTGGGCAACCCCACCATCGTCGCGACGCTCACCGTCGTGGCGGCGCTCCTCCCGATGCTCTTCGTCTCGGGGCTGATGGGCCCCTACATGAGCCCGATCCCGGCGGTCGCGTCCGCGGCGATGATCTTCTCCTTCTTCGTCGCGGTGATGGTCACGCCCTGGCTGATGGTGAAGCTGGGGCGCGAGCACGCGGCCGGGCACGAGGGCGGGGAAGGGCACGGCGCCCATCACGGCGGCGTGCTTGGGCGCGGCTTCGCGGCCGTCGCCCGGCCGCTGCTCGCGAGCCGCTGGCGCGCGATCGTGTTCCTGGCGCTGGTCGGCGTCGCGACGGTCGCTTCCGTCGTCCCGTTCTACACCCGCGACGTCACGGTGAAGCTGCTCCCCTTCGACAACAAGTCGGAGCTCTCCGTCGTGGTCGACCTGCCCGAGGGCGCGAGCGTGGAGGCGACGAACCGCGTCCTCTCGGCGCTGGCGAACGAGCTCGTCGCCATGGACGAGATCGTCGGCATGCAGACCTATGCCGGCACGGCGGCGCCCTTCAACTTCAACGGCCTCGTGCGGCACTACTATATCCGCTCCGAGCCGCAGATGGGCGAGATCCAGGTCAACCTCACCTCGAAGGAGCACCGCGAGCGGGCGAGCCACCCGATCGCGCTCGAGATCCGCGAGCGGCTCGCCGCCGTGGCGGTGCCCGAAGGCACGACGGTGAAGGTCGTCGAGCCGCCGCCCGGCCCGCCGGTCCTCGCGACCCTGCTCGCCGAGATCTACGGCCCGGACGCCGAGACCCGGCGCGCGGTCGCGACGCGGGTGCGCGAGGCCTTCGAGGCGGTGCCCTTCGTCGTCGACGTCGACGACAGCTTCGGGGCGCCGGCCGAGCGCGTGCGGCTCGCGCTCGTCGACGACGCGCTCGAGTTCCACGGCGTGGAGCAACGCGACGTCTTCGACACGATCGGGGCGCTCTACGGCCGCCAGCTCGTCGGCTACTCGCATCGCGGCGAGGGGCGCGCGCCGATCCCGATCACGCTGGCGCGGCCCAAGGCCGAGCGGCAGATGGGCGAGGCGTCGCTGACGACGCCGATCCCGACGAACCTGCTTCCCGGCGACCGGGGCGTGGTCGAGCTCGGCGACGTCGTCGAGGTCGTGAGCGAGCGCGCCTCCTTCCCGATCTTCCGGCGCAACGGGCGCCCGGCCGAGATGGTGATGGCCGAGCTCGCGGGCGACTACGAGGCCCCGCTCTACGGCATGCTGGCCGTCCAGGACCGGCTCGACGCCATGGACTGGAGCGATCTGCCCAAGCCGACGGTTCGCTATGCCGGCCAGCCCCTCGACGACAGCGCCCCCGTCCTGCTCTGGGACGGGGAGTGGGAGGTGACCTACGTCACGTTCCGCGACATGGGCGCGGCCTTCGCGGTGGCGCTTCTGGCGATCTACATCCTGGTGGTCGCGCAGTTCGGCTCGTTCAAGGCGCCGCTCGTGGTGCTCACGCCCGTGCCGCTGACGCTGATCGGCATCGTGTTCGGGCACTGGCTGTTCGGCGCGCCGTTCTCGGCCACCTCGATGATCGGCTTCATCGCGCTGGCCGGCATCATCGTGCGCAACTCGATCCTGCTCATCGACTTCATCCGCCACGCCGAGCAGGGCGAGCGGACCTTGGTCGACGTGCTGATCGAGGCCGGCGCGGTGCGCTTCAAGCCGATCCTCTTGACCGCGGTCGCGGCGATGATCGGCGCGGCGGTGATCCTGTTCGACCCGATCTTCCAGGGGCTCGCGATCTCGCTGCTCTTCGGGCTGATCTCGTCGACCCTGCTCACCGTGCTCGTCATCCCGGCCATCTACGTGGCGATCCGGGGGAAGACCGGGCCGACGACGACCGTGACGCGCACGCCGGCGACGGCGTGA
- the pstC gene encoding phosphate ABC transporter permease subunit PstC — translation MAGNLILVILVLSLVAYFVGQAQGRKFVYATSVGEVHSRPVYHGAFVAVWVGVPALLLVLIWLLFQGTIVDRLILASLPPSMTDGASPAQLSLYLTEVKNVAGGMMFGEPSPEIRAAADRYAAWSQIARWAMVVAALGLSILAMVVARARLRPLFRARQGFERALSILMVTCSVLAIFTTIGIIGALLYEAWLFFAIIPLGEFLFGLKWEPQIAIRADQIAGAGAFGAIPVFVGTLLIATIAMAVAVPIGLFSAIYLTEFASDRIRAVVKPMMEILAGIPTVVYGFFAVIVVAPAIRGAGMALGIPVAPNTALVAGGVMGIMIIPFISSMTDDALNAVPRSMRDGSLAMGATQGETIMKVLLPAALPGIAGGILLAVSRAIGETMIVVMAAGLIATLTFNPLDSVTTVTVQIVTLLIGDTEFDNPKTLAAFALGLVLFVATLGLNIIALRIVQKYREKYD, via the coding sequence ATGGCCGGTAACCTGATCCTCGTCATCCTCGTCCTGTCGCTCGTCGCCTATTTCGTCGGGCAGGCGCAGGGGCGGAAGTTCGTCTACGCGACGTCCGTCGGCGAGGTACATTCCCGGCCGGTCTATCACGGCGCCTTCGTGGCGGTCTGGGTGGGCGTTCCGGCGCTTCTGCTCGTGCTGATCTGGCTTCTCTTCCAGGGCACGATCGTCGACCGGCTGATCCTGGCCAGCCTGCCGCCCTCCATGACCGACGGCGCCTCGCCGGCGCAGCTGTCCCTGTATCTCACCGAGGTCAAGAACGTCGCCGGCGGCATGATGTTCGGCGAGCCGTCCCCGGAGATCCGCGCCGCGGCCGATCGCTACGCCGCCTGGTCGCAGATCGCCCGCTGGGCGATGGTCGTCGCGGCGCTGGGCCTGTCGATCCTCGCCATGGTGGTCGCCCGCGCCCGCCTGCGTCCGCTGTTTCGCGCCCGCCAGGGCTTCGAGCGCGCGCTGTCGATCCTGATGGTGACGTGCTCGGTCCTCGCCATCTTCACCACGATCGGCATCATCGGCGCGCTGCTCTACGAGGCCTGGCTGTTCTTCGCCATCATCCCGCTCGGCGAGTTCCTCTTCGGGCTCAAGTGGGAGCCGCAGATCGCCATCCGCGCCGACCAGATCGCCGGCGCCGGCGCCTTCGGCGCGATCCCGGTCTTCGTCGGCACGCTCTTGATCGCCACGATCGCCATGGCGGTCGCGGTGCCCATCGGGCTGTTCTCGGCGATCTACCTCACCGAGTTCGCGAGCGACCGCATCCGCGCTGTGGTCAAGCCGATGATGGAGATCCTCGCCGGCATCCCCACCGTCGTCTACGGCTTCTTCGCCGTCATCGTGGTCGCCCCGGCCATCCGCGGGGCGGGCATGGCGCTCGGCATCCCGGTCGCGCCGAACACCGCGCTCGTCGCCGGCGGCGTGATGGGCATCATGATCATCCCGTTCATCTCGTCGATGACGGACGACGCGCTCAACGCGGTCCCGCGGTCCATGCGCGACGGCTCGCTGGCCATGGGCGCGACCCAGGGCGAGACCATCATGAAGGTGCTGCTCCCGGCGGCGCTGCCCGGCATCGCCGGCGGCATCCTGCTGGCGGTGAGCCGCGCCATCGGCGAGACCATGATCGTGGTGATGGCCGCCGGCCTGATCGCCACCCTGACCTTCAACCCGCTCGACTCCGTCACGACGGTGACCGTGCAGATCGTCACGCTGCTGATCGGCGACACCGAGTTCGACAATCCGAAGACGCTCGCCGCCTTCGCGCTCGGCCTCGTCCTCTTCGTCGCGACGTTGGGCCTGAACATCATCGCCCTGCGCATCGTCCAGAAATATCGAGAGAAGTATGACTGA
- the phoU gene encoding phosphate signaling complex protein PhoU yields the protein MSQHTVASFDTELQELRRSIMEMGGIAEKMLADATTALVRRDVGLAQSVVSTDYRLDTIQRDIEEKAILTIARRQPMAIDLREVISAIRIASDIERIGDMAKNISKRTLAISGQFEPQRVVLGVERMSDMVLGQLKDILDAYTQLDVDKALEVWRRDGATDALYNSLFRELLTYMMEDPRNITFCTHLLFCAKNVERIGDHTTNVAETIHYLVTGQPITAERPKMDRTAYETGQTDEAPGGPAAPAS from the coding sequence ATGTCCCAGCACACCGTCGCATCCTTCGACACCGAGCTCCAGGAGCTGCGCCGGTCGATCATGGAGATGGGCGGCATCGCCGAGAAGATGCTCGCCGACGCCACCACCGCCCTCGTGCGCCGCGACGTCGGGCTCGCCCAGTCGGTGGTCAGCACCGACTACCGGCTCGACACGATCCAGCGCGACATCGAGGAGAAGGCGATCCTCACCATCGCCCGGCGCCAGCCCATGGCGATCGACCTGCGCGAAGTGATTTCCGCCATCCGCATCGCCTCCGACATCGAGCGGATCGGCGACATGGCGAAGAACATCTCCAAGCGCACGCTCGCCATCTCCGGCCAGTTCGAGCCGCAGCGCGTCGTGCTCGGCGTCGAGCGCATGTCGGACATGGTGCTCGGCCAGCTCAAGGACATCCTCGACGCCTACACCCAGCTCGACGTCGACAAGGCGCTCGAGGTCTGGCGCCGGGACGGGGCGACGGACGCGCTCTACAACTCGCTCTTCCGCGAGCTGCTGACCTACATGATGGAAGATCCGCGCAACATCACCTTCTGCACGCATCTCCTGTTCTGCGCGAAGAACGTCGAGCGGATCGGCGACCACACGACCAACGTCGCCGAGACGATCCACTACCTCGTGACCGGCCAGCCGATCACCGCCGAGCGCCCGAAGATGGATCGCACGGCCTACGAGACCGGCCAGACCGACGAGGCGCCCGGCGGCCCCGCCGCGCCGGCCTCGTGA
- the pstB gene encoding phosphate ABC transporter ATP-binding protein PstB — translation MTAMHAPAAAPDAPAPALDKTETVRVPLEADYGAKVDARDVNVFYGAKQAIYNLTIGIPERAVTAFIGPSGCGKSTFLRCLNRMNDTIEGARVDGTITIDGKNVYDPDLDVVTLRARVGMVFQKPNPFPKTIFENVAYGPRIHGLAKSKADLAEIVEASLRKAGLWEEVKDRLAETGTGLSGGQQQRLCIARAIAVSPEVILMDEPCSALDPIATARIEELIDELRQNYTIVIVTHSMQQAARVSQKTCFFHLGYLVEEGPTDQIFTNPRDKRTQDYITGRFG, via the coding sequence ATGACCGCCATGCATGCCCCCGCCGCGGCGCCGGACGCGCCCGCGCCCGCGCTCGACAAGACCGAGACCGTCCGCGTCCCGCTGGAGGCCGATTACGGCGCCAAGGTCGACGCCCGCGACGTGAACGTGTTCTACGGCGCCAAGCAGGCCATCTACAACCTGACGATCGGCATTCCCGAGCGGGCGGTCACCGCCTTCATCGGCCCGTCCGGCTGCGGCAAGTCCACGTTCCTGCGCTGCCTCAACCGCATGAACGACACGATCGAGGGCGCGCGCGTCGACGGCACGATCACGATCGACGGCAAGAACGTCTACGATCCGGATCTCGACGTCGTGACGCTGCGCGCCCGCGTCGGCATGGTCTTCCAGAAGCCGAACCCGTTCCCCAAGACGATCTTCGAGAACGTCGCCTACGGCCCGCGCATCCACGGCCTCGCCAAGTCGAAGGCGGACCTCGCCGAGATCGTCGAGGCCTCGCTGCGCAAGGCGGGCCTGTGGGAGGAGGTGAAGGACCGCCTCGCCGAGACCGGCACCGGCCTCTCCGGCGGCCAGCAGCAGCGCCTGTGCATCGCCCGCGCCATCGCGGTCTCGCCCGAGGTCATCCTCATGGACGAGCCCTGCTCGGCCCTCGACCCGATCGCCACCGCGCGCATCGAGGAGCTGATCGACGAGCTGCGCCAGAACTACACCATCGTCATCGTCACCCACTCGATGCAGCAGGCGGCGCGCGTCTCCCAGAAGACCTGCTTCTTCCACCTCGGCTATCTCGTCGAGGAGGGGCCGACCGACCAGATCTTCACCAATCCGCGCGACAAGCGCACGCAGGACTACATCACCGGCCGCTTCGGCTGA